A genomic region of Bombus fervidus isolate BK054 chromosome 17, iyBomFerv1, whole genome shotgun sequence contains the following coding sequences:
- the LOC139996168 gene encoding uncharacterized protein isoform X2 has protein sequence MSGKLRGGNVKWENSTEGNNVYETKHKMRLRESPRNTQQPAVPAENEIVIEPRKRGRGPSKRPCLNRNALMARENRLKKKAYLEKIENKLLFYQQENKNLVNIIKRQGIDLKRLTGEVAYFKSVLNNNTSITALLKTINDGLQKISTQKRNSLRLNHVSECSNELDVQHKCTCSTNVKENILNTQNTDIFITNVNNDSLIEHGTNSDHNYTVSKSTIVNVKNNLQSKEETNLITSTTNLISEDNYMDNTKELNNLLPIAQADLPNANEKKDTDTIGIDFDQFSSFNMDIFEDLPKCDEMMNTVDSLNDASNLFKADEISQTLDNTGICLHVNSDKVSLEFCAICHLNSKNSGSN, from the exons ATGTCAGGCAAGCTACGTGGAGGTAATGTTAAATGGGAAAATTCGACAGAAGGAAATAATGTATATGAAACAAAACATAAAATGAGATTGAGAGAATCGCCAAGGAATACGCAACAACCTGCTGTACCTGCTGAAAACGAGATTGTTATAGAACCACGAAAGCGAGGTCGAGGTCCTTCTAAAAGGCCTTGTCTTAACAGAAATGCTTTAATGGCTCGAGAAAATCGGCTCAAGAAAAAAGCGTACctagagaaaatagaaaataagctattattttatcagcaagaaaacaaaaatttagtAAACATTATAAAAAGACAGGGTATTGACCTTAAACGGTTAACTGGTGAAGTTGCTTATTTCAAGAGCGTATTAAACAATAATACCAGTATTACTGCATTATTGAAGACTATCAATGATGGTCTTCAAAAGATTAGTACACAGAAGAGGAATTCATTGCGTTTGAATCATGTTTCTGAGTGTTCAAATGAATTGGATGTTCAACACAAATGTACATGTTCTACAAATGTGAAGGAGAATATATTGAATACTCAAAATaccgatatatttattacaaatgtcAATAATGATTCATTGATCGAACATGGTACAA ATTCGGATCATAATTATACTGTTTCCAAAAGTACAATAGTCAATGTTAAGAACAACCTTCAaagtaaagaagaaacaaacttAATAACATCGACTACCAATTTAATATCTGAAGATAATTATATGGATAATACAAAGGAGCTAAACAATTTATTACCAATTGCTCAAGCAGATTTACCCAatgcaaatgaaaaaaaagatactGATACCATTGGTATCGATTTTGAtcagttttcttctttcaatatGGATATATTTGAAGATCTTCCAAAATGTGACGAGATGATGAATACAGTGGATAGTTTAAATGATGCATCCAACCTTTTTAAAGCAGATGAAATATCTCAAACTTTAGATAATACTGGAATCTGTCTTCATGTTAATTCAGACAAAGTATCTTTAGAGTTTTGTGCAATTTGTCATTTAAATAGTAAGAACTCGGGATCAAACTGA
- the LOC139996168 gene encoding uncharacterized protein isoform X1 has protein sequence MSGKLRGGNVKWENSTEGNNVYETKHKMRLRESPRNTQQPAVPAENEIVIEPRKRGRGPSKRPCLNRNALMARENRLKKKAYLEKIENKLLFYQQENKNLVNIIKRQGIDLKRLTGEVAYFKSVLNNNTSITALLKTINDGLQKISTQKRNSLRLNHVSECSNELDVQHKCTCSTNVKENILNTQNTDIFITNVNNDSLIEHGTSKDPNNELYINSLRQLACKNSSIDKISSSFLDSDHNYTVSKSTIVNVKNNLQSKEETNLITSTTNLISEDNYMDNTKELNNLLPIAQADLPNANEKKDTDTIGIDFDQFSSFNMDIFEDLPKCDEMMNTVDSLNDASNLFKADEISQTLDNTGICLHVNSDKVSLEFCAICHLNSKNSGSN, from the coding sequence ATGTCAGGCAAGCTACGTGGAGGTAATGTTAAATGGGAAAATTCGACAGAAGGAAATAATGTATATGAAACAAAACATAAAATGAGATTGAGAGAATCGCCAAGGAATACGCAACAACCTGCTGTACCTGCTGAAAACGAGATTGTTATAGAACCACGAAAGCGAGGTCGAGGTCCTTCTAAAAGGCCTTGTCTTAACAGAAATGCTTTAATGGCTCGAGAAAATCGGCTCAAGAAAAAAGCGTACctagagaaaatagaaaataagctattattttatcagcaagaaaacaaaaatttagtAAACATTATAAAAAGACAGGGTATTGACCTTAAACGGTTAACTGGTGAAGTTGCTTATTTCAAGAGCGTATTAAACAATAATACCAGTATTACTGCATTATTGAAGACTATCAATGATGGTCTTCAAAAGATTAGTACACAGAAGAGGAATTCATTGCGTTTGAATCATGTTTCTGAGTGTTCAAATGAATTGGATGTTCAACACAAATGTACATGTTCTACAAATGTGAAGGAGAATATATTGAATACTCAAAATaccgatatatttattacaaatgtcAATAATGATTCATTGATCGAACATGGTACAAGTAAAGATCCAAAcaatgaattatatattaattccCTAAGGCAACTTGCTTGTAAGAATTCAAGCATTGATAAAATCTCTTCATCTTTTTTAGATTCGGATCATAATTATACTGTTTCCAAAAGTACAATAGTCAATGTTAAGAACAACCTTCAaagtaaagaagaaacaaacttAATAACATCGACTACCAATTTAATATCTGAAGATAATTATATGGATAATACAAAGGAGCTAAACAATTTATTACCAATTGCTCAAGCAGATTTACCCAatgcaaatgaaaaaaaagatactGATACCATTGGTATCGATTTTGAtcagttttcttctttcaatatGGATATATTTGAAGATCTTCCAAAATGTGACGAGATGATGAATACAGTGGATAGTTTAAATGATGCATCCAACCTTTTTAAAGCAGATGAAATATCTCAAACTTTAGATAATACTGGAATCTGTCTTCATGTTAATTCAGACAAAGTATCTTTAGAGTTTTGTGCAATTTGTCATTTAAATAGTAAGAACTCGGGATCAAACTGA
- the LOC139996167 gene encoding uncharacterized protein C19orf47 homolog: protein MASSLSAYWVKFFKGAGFPQDVATKHAVVFSNNRIKPDMLPDLDKPSLKEMGINLMGDMIAILRYAKKVVEETTCERFLVDTEDNVGKPKPMIKKVATKAASSTSKVIATKLKSDAVITKKIVKIPTSSVKKTVVVKKSASTSGEIITDLANQKKQTILKRKLKEDNEFDSNNEDEWQETPKKLKSLDNKDNKVGYTVILPKGSTSRSQQILKNSVEQKRTVFDRLGDSSVTSTTNPTETSQTFNITGLGKDILKRSVSVFNRLGDKDAKKDNTITQTGILKNGTNSVGILKTRSSNARTSILTTNKIVPKNVGTMRADQEANRKVMSNNVTQLMKTTKRISFNNTLRDNRLIKSNVTSGKLASERLTSIPAKARLGMVKTSSTKQVTFDRITTVAHVKKPDVFSRLGI from the exons ATGGCATCATCATTATCAG caTATTgggtaaaattttttaaaggaGCTGGATTTCCTCAAGATGTAGCTACAAAACATGCTGTTGTATTTTCCAATAATCGCATTAAACCAGACATGTTACCTGATTTGGACAAACCTAGTCTCAAAGAAATGGGAATTAATTTAATGGGAGATATGATTGCTATTTTAAGATATGCAAAGAAAGTAGTAGAAGAGACAACATGTGAAAGATTCTTAGTTGATACAGAAGATAATGTTGGAAAGCCCAAACCAATGATTAAAAAAGTAGCAACCAAAGCAGCTAGTTCTACTTCTAAAGTTATTGCTACTAAACTTAAATCTGATGCAGTAATCACAAAAAAGATTGTTAAGATTCCAACAAGTTCGGTCAAGAAAACTGTTGTTGTTAAAAAATCAGCATCTACGTCAGGTGAAATAATTACAGATCTTGCTAATCAAAAAAAGCAGACCATccttaaaagaaaattaaaagaggACAATGAATTTGATAGTAATAATGAAGATGAGTGGCAAGAAACACCTAAAAAACTAAAATCACTtgataataaagataataaagtagggtatactgtaatacttccaAAAGGATCAACATCTAGAAGTCAACAAATTCTTAAAAACTCCGTAGAACAAAAGCGAACTGTATTTGACAGGCTGGGTGATAGTTCTGTAACTAGTACAACAAATCCAACTGAAACATCACAGACATTTAATATTACTGGATTAGGGAAAGATATCCTTAAAAGATCTGTGAGTGTTTTTAATCGATTAGGAGATAAAGATGCCAAAAAGGATAATACCATAACACAAACAGGTATATTGAAAAATGGAACAAATAGCGTAGGAATATTAAAAACCAGAAGTTCCAATGCAAGAACTTCGATTCTTacaacaaataaaattgtaccAAAAAATGTAGGCACAATGCGAGCTGATCAAGAAGCAAATAGAAAAGTTATGTCAAATAATGTTACACAGTTAATGAAAACAAcgaaaagaatttcttttaacAACACATTAAGAGACAACAGATTGATAAAGTCCAATGTTACATCTGGAAAGCTAG CTTCAGAAAGATTAACTTCGATACCAGCAAAAGCACGTTTGGGAATGGTTAAAACAAGCAGTACTAAACAAGTAACTTTCGACAGAATTACAACGGTAGCGCACGTGAAGAAACCGGATGTTTTCAGTCGCCTTGGAATTTAA